One Nostoc sp. UHCC 0302 DNA window includes the following coding sequences:
- the petN gene encoding cytochrome b6-f complex subunit PetN: protein MEILTLGWVSLLAVFTWSIAMVVWGRNGL, encoded by the coding sequence ATGGAGATTTTGACACTGGGTTGGGTATCACTACTAGCTGTATTCACTTGGTCAATTGCAATGGTAGTTTGGGGACGTAACGGACTGTAG
- a CDS encoding ATP-binding protein translates to MLILFNYPLNSNGFVPHGHCYLWKTGLVALHIISDAAIALAYYSIPFLLIYFISKRKDVPFNGVFLLFGAFIIACGTGHLMDIWTLWHPDYWISGVLKAITAIISIYTAFALIHLMPQALTLPSPAQLEAINQVLTSEIVERKRIEQELRQAEEIAQNASEAKSEFLANMSHELRTPLNGILGYTQILQRTESLSEKGRKGVSIIYQCGSHLLNLINDVLDLSKIEARKLELNPVDFYLPAFIDSVIEICRIRAEQKVIAFDVQLDPDLPTGVSADEKRLRQILINLLGNAIKFTQQGSVTFKAQVISQELQDLKQTEKSSLLTSGKNDSREIINYKIRFEITDTGTGMTPEQVKKIFLPFEQVGNQKRQTEGTGLGLAISQKIVSLMNNQIQVQSEFGKGSTFWFEVQLPESKDWAKFSRVIEQGTIIGYQGQKRTILIVDDRWENRSVIVNLLEPVGFTVVEAGHGQEGWEQALVYKPDLIITDLVMPIIDGFELIKRLRKSFPFKDIPIIASSASVFASDQHQSVDAGADTFLPKPIEAEALLKLLQQFLQLEWIFDGNANTNKKNYVGSLAHSSEIISPAKEVLQQLLELVQDGDIQRLLEMAEQLSKSNEQLNTFNQQLIQLASNFQLKRLETFINEYIN, encoded by the coding sequence ATGTTGATACTTTTCAACTATCCTTTGAACTCAAACGGTTTTGTTCCCCACGGACATTGTTATCTTTGGAAAACTGGACTAGTTGCGCTACACATTATTTCTGATGCTGCGATCGCTCTTGCTTATTATTCTATTCCCTTCCTACTGATTTACTTCATTTCTAAGCGGAAAGACGTTCCTTTCAACGGAGTCTTTCTATTATTTGGGGCTTTTATCATTGCCTGCGGTACTGGACACTTGATGGATATTTGGACGCTTTGGCATCCAGATTACTGGATTTCAGGTGTTTTAAAAGCTATAACTGCAATTATTTCCATATATACAGCATTTGCGTTAATTCATCTCATGCCTCAAGCTCTGACACTACCTAGCCCTGCACAATTAGAAGCAATTAATCAAGTTCTCACAAGTGAAATTGTCGAGCGTAAACGCATTGAGCAAGAACTACGTCAAGCAGAGGAAATTGCTCAAAATGCTAGCGAAGCCAAGAGTGAATTTCTCGCCAACATGAGTCACGAACTACGTACACCTCTTAATGGCATCTTAGGCTATACACAAATCCTTCAACGCACAGAATCTTTAAGCGAAAAAGGACGAAAAGGAGTCAGCATTATTTACCAATGTGGTTCTCATCTATTAAATCTAATTAATGATGTCTTGGATCTTTCCAAAATTGAAGCCCGAAAGTTGGAATTGAATCCTGTTGATTTCTACTTACCTGCGTTTATAGACAGTGTAATTGAAATTTGCCGCATCCGGGCAGAACAAAAGGTCATCGCCTTTGATGTCCAACTCGATCCTGATTTGCCAACGGGCGTTAGTGCTGATGAAAAACGCTTGCGACAAATATTAATTAACTTGCTTGGTAATGCTATTAAATTTACACAACAAGGTAGTGTAACTTTCAAAGCTCAAGTCATTAGTCAAGAATTACAAGATTTAAAACAAACAGAGAAGTCTTCACTGTTAACTTCGGGGAAAAATGACAGTAGAGAAATCATTAACTACAAAATTCGTTTTGAAATAACAGATACCGGCACAGGTATGACTCCTGAGCAAGTCAAGAAAATTTTTCTGCCCTTTGAGCAAGTAGGAAATCAGAAACGACAAACTGAAGGTACAGGCTTAGGATTGGCAATAAGTCAAAAAATTGTTTCGTTGATGAATAACCAAATTCAGGTACAAAGTGAGTTTGGCAAAGGTAGTACTTTCTGGTTTGAGGTGCAATTGCCAGAATCTAAAGACTGGGCAAAATTTTCTAGAGTGATTGAACAGGGAACCATTATTGGTTATCAAGGGCAAAAACGCACTATTTTGATTGTGGATGACAGATGGGAAAACCGCTCGGTGATTGTAAATTTACTAGAGCCAGTTGGGTTTACTGTTGTAGAAGCTGGCCACGGTCAAGAAGGATGGGAACAGGCTCTAGTCTACAAACCAGACTTGATTATCACCGACCTAGTAATGCCCATAATAGATGGATTTGAGTTGATCAAACGTTTGCGTAAGTCTTTTCCATTTAAAGATATTCCTATCATTGCTTCGTCAGCGAGTGTGTTTGCAAGTGACCAACACCAGAGTGTTGATGCTGGCGCAGATACATTTCTACCAAAGCCTATAGAAGCTGAAGCATTGCTGAAACTGCTGCAACAATTTTTGCAACTAGAATGGATTTTTGACGGGAACGCAAACACAAACAAAAAAAACTATGTAGGTAGTTTGGCTCATTCATCTGAGATTATTTCTCCTGCCAAAGAGGTTTTACAACAGTTACTAGAACTGGTGCAAGACGGCGATATTCAAAGACTTTTAGAAATGGCTGAACAACTTTCCAAATCGAACGAACAGCTAAACACTTTTAACCAGCAACTTATCCAGCTTGCCAGCAACTTTCAACTCAAACGTTTGGAAACTTTTATTAACGAATATATCAATTAA